The genomic segment GGCGGCTGTAGATCCCAAATTGCTGCTGGAAGAACTGGCCCAGCTGAGGGCCCAGACCCCCGCCAAAGGGAGCCAAATCGATGCGACAGCGCTGATCCGGGAGGGGCGTGAGCAGCGCTAGTCCTTGGGTTTTGGATGCTTCTGTTCTGTTTGGCTGGTTTGCCAACTGCTCAAGCACCGCCCAGGCGCTTGCAGTGCTTGAGCACACAACCCTGGAGCAGCGCATAGCTCCGGATTTGGTGCTGATCGAACTCCTAAATGCCGGCTGGAAAAGCAACCGTGCCGGCGCCATAACCAGCCAACAATTCGAGGCAATGGCAACCCTTACCCCCCAGCTGCTGGGTGAAATAACCCCCAGCGCCAGCCTGATGACCATGGCCCTGCGCTGGTGCCGTGAGCTGGACCACCCTGCCTACGACTGCCTATATCTCGCCCTCGCCGAGCAAAGGCAAGCGACCCTGATCACCGCCGATCAGCGCCTGCTTAAGCGCTTGCAAATTGCTGGCGCCTCCCCTGCACTGGCCGTTGATTTAAATCAGTGGCAAGCACCGACACGATTGACCGGAGCGAACTGACCAGCCCTGGCCAACAGGCGAAAACTGCTCAGCGGGAGGCCGTAGCTAGGGCCTTTTTCCCTTCCACCGGGGCGTGCAGGGCCTCTTCGAGGGGCGCCCTGCCGTAATCACGCTCCAGCAAGTCCATCACCGTGCGGCCGAAATCGGCGGGGTTGAGATCGAAGGCCTCCAAGCAAATACGCCCGAAGGTGCTTCCCATCGGCTCGGGGTTCCAGAGCATCTTGCGAGCAGTCCAAGGAAGCATGCTCATCGGGTTGTAGCCGGGCTTAATTAGGCCCTGGTCAAAGCCGTACTGCTCCAGGTGGGTGTGGGGCTGCAAGCCAATAAAAAAGATTGCCGGCTCCACCTTGTC from the Cyanobium sp. WAJ14-Wanaka genome contains:
- a CDS encoding FitA-like ribbon-helix-helix domain-containing protein, with amino-acid sequence MAQVLIRQLEDQDVKRLRRQAKLRGISLEQSLRELLHQAAVDPKLLLEELAQLRAQTPAKGSQIDATALIREGREQR
- a CDS encoding type II toxin-antitoxin system VapC family toxin, translated to MDASVLFGWFANCSSTAQALAVLEHTTLEQRIAPDLVLIELLNAGWKSNRAGAITSQQFEAMATLTPQLLGEITPSASLMTMALRWCRELDHPAYDCLYLALAEQRQATLITADQRLLKRLQIAGASPALAVDLNQWQAPTRLTGAN